Genomic window (ANME-2 cluster archaeon):
ATGAGCAAAAGGACCATGAGCTCGCTTCTGAAGGGAATGATAGGCGCGCTTGGAATAGGTGCCAGACCACTATTATATACTTCTGGTTATAATGCCGGCTATAAATCTGCGCCTGTGGTCATGGAGCACTGGGATTGTAAGACCCTCGACGAAACATTATCTGCCACAATCCAGCAATTCGCACGTTATGGGTGGCTGCTGTTGAAGGAAGTAACCTTATCCGAAGATGGCAATGAAATAACCTGTAAGGTTGAGAAAAGTTTCGAAAGCCGCGGGTACAACGGCAAGAACGACACTTCCATTTGCAATTTCCTTGAAGGTTTCCTGTGCGGCTATATGGAAATTGTATTTAATAAAGAGAACATGGTGTGTGAAGAAACGACCTGCCAGGCAAAAGGGGATCCTTTCTGCCAGTTTGTGATAAAACATAAGTTCTGGAAAGAGTAGATATTATGGATAACATCCAGGAAATGCTCCATACTGTGCTTCAAGACCTGAAAAGCTTAGCCAACATCGAGGCATTGGTTATTGTGAGTCATCAGGGTCTTACAATCGTTTCTGACGTACCCTACTATGTGCCTGAGGCAAAATTAGCAGCGTTCACTGCTACTATTATGGGTTCTGCTAAAACTGTTATGGAAGAACTGCGCCAGAAGAGTCCCAACATGCTGATGATCAGGTCGATTGATGGTATTATCATATTCATGGACGCAGGAGAGAATGCCATTCTGGGTACCCTGTTTGCTGATGAAGGAAATATAGGTCTTGTCATTGTTGAAATGGAAGGAGCCTGTAAAAAGATCAATGGAATCCTGGAATGAAATACTATGAATACCGGGTTGTTCATTGGTGTGGACCTGGGTAGCAGCATAAAGCGGAAAAGTACCGGCATTGCCAGTATTGTGGAAATACATGGCGAACCCTGGATACTGGCCAGACCTGAACATATAAAATCAGATGATACTCTCATCCATGCTATCATTACCGGTATGAAGGCCGGACATGCACCATGTATCGTGGCCATTGACGCGCCTTTGTCCAGACCTGAACATGGGAGTATGAGGGACTGTGAAAGACGGTTGCGTAAATATGGCATTTCGTGTTACCCTTCAGGTGCCGACTGGGTAAGTGATTGGGTGGATAAAGGGATAGAACTGAAATACTGGTGTGAAAGAACATTTGGTGCCAGGGTGATAGAAGTATATCCTTATGCTGCAAGAAGAGCGCTAAACATAGGTGCCCGCGTCAGGAAGAAATCAAAGAAAGGGCGCCAGATGATCCAGAAAGGGTTGGGTGACATTATACGGGGTATCGATGAAATGGCTGGAGATACATTGCTCTCGGATGATGAACTGGATGCCATATTATCTGCATATACGGCTTACTGCGTTTCATGCGGGAGTTTTCGAAAAATGGATGGAAAAGACGGGACTATCTATATACCCCTTAAACGAGGACTCCACATCATTAATGATTATCAGCCCGATGGAAAACCTGTGCTCAAGGGTGAATAGTCATTTTAAATACTGTGTATGGGACAATACGCTCTGGAAACTCCTTTTGTTAGCTTGCATGGATATTCGGCACAGCTCAAACACGATGTTACGTTTTTATTTATAGCACAATTATAAAACAAACAATTGATAGTAACAGAATTGTCCGCATTCTCAGTCAGACACCCCCTGCAACTTGAAATATACTTATTACATATCTCACAAGCATTGCCACATTTACCATACATGTTGTCCAACATTACACGTCCA
Coding sequences:
- a CDS encoding roadblock/LC7 domain-containing protein, with amino-acid sequence MDNIQEMLHTVLQDLKSLANIEALVIVSHQGLTIVSDVPYYVPEAKLAAFTATIMGSAKTVMEELRQKSPNMLMIRSIDGIIIFMDAGENAILGTLFADEGNIGLVIVEMEGACKKINGILE
- a CDS encoding XylR N-terminal domain-containing protein, whose protein sequence is MRVIKSIDETLFIEFDDENANTTISDVPVMFMSKRTMSSLLKGMIGALGIGARPLLYTSGYNAGYKSAPVVMEHWDCKTLDETLSATIQQFARYGWLLLKEVTLSEDGNEITCKVEKSFESRGYNGKNDTSICNFLEGFLCGYMEIVFNKENMVCEETTCQAKGDPFCQFVIKHKFWKE
- a CDS encoding DUF3795 domain-containing protein; protein product: MLDNMYGKCGNACEICNKYISSCRGCLTENADNSVTINCLFYNCAINKNVTSCLSCAEYPCKLTKGVSRAYCPIHSI
- a CDS encoding DUF429 domain-containing protein; protein product: MNTGLFIGVDLGSSIKRKSTGIASIVEIHGEPWILARPEHIKSDDTLIHAIITGMKAGHAPCIVAIDAPLSRPEHGSMRDCERRLRKYGISCYPSGADWVSDWVDKGIELKYWCERTFGARVIEVYPYAARRALNIGARVRKKSKKGRQMIQKGLGDIIRGIDEMAGDTLLSDDELDAILSAYTAYCVSCGSFRKMDGKDGTIYIPLKRGLHIINDYQPDGKPVLKGE